A single Anopheles funestus chromosome 2RL, idAnoFuneDA-416_04, whole genome shotgun sequence DNA region contains:
- the LOC125765174 gene encoding uncharacterized protein LOC125765174 yields MIFTRMISTLLFASGLFLPLTYGLECYSCSTDNSDLDCDNLATLEKVTCKPFSATNHPVQPVCGYKRLIPSSNGSPERIWRGCAVSGECALLSRQGNEAFNSVFRMSACEECEQEDCNAPKNHGTIVRHGYLTWYTVSTLVVINVVLLKMGLTLDK; encoded by the coding sequence ATGATCTTCACAAGAATGATCAGCACGTTGCTGTTTGCTAGTGGTCTGTTCCTGCCCCTCACATACGGGTTGGAGTGCTACAGTTGCAGTACCGACAACAGTGATCTTGACTGTGACAATCTCGCGACACTGGAGAAGGTTACCTGTAAACCGTTCAGCGCAACCAACCATCCAGTACAACCGGTGTGCGGCTACAAACGACTCATCCCAAGCTCGAACGGATCACCGGAACGAATCTGGAGAGGATGTGCCGTTAGTGGCGAATGTGCACTACTGTCGCGCCAGGGAAATGAAGCATTTAATTCCGTCTTCCGGATGTCCGCTTGCGAAGAATGCGAACAGGAGGATTGTAATGCACCAAAGAATCATGGAACGATCGTACGCCATGGATATCTCACTTGGTACACTGTGTCTACGCTTGTTGTTATTAACGTAGTCCTATTAAAAATGGGATTGACTTtggataaataa
- the LOC125765062 gene encoding LOW QUALITY PROTEIN: uncharacterized protein LOC125765062 (The sequence of the model RefSeq protein was modified relative to this genomic sequence to represent the inferred CDS: deleted 1 base in 1 codon), producing the protein MSKSPGSVVSSDETQSAASDESLVISAATSHTSLRSIGITKVVKKPPKDEPTAAGVSMARERPPWRPASLTAVPPPPKPDIKARLLEASKRMRRVNAVVQTDPVHTKLMKEVSTDEQTDLIPMVDEEILTDGNLVIREVGNLILTHSVAQMTDGVETCESGTQTAIPRSGISFRKFLEPIDHQTNPIAHSFKLSSEEDHLEIEGRKQESGQKQIILLSTELEPHGESFGHDPTEPCSSQSGSDSMKETNTPDLISDNCDGDPSPHRTATLLETPTFAAWQNLDFSDEESESYVPRELPRRPIGEGDRPWAEFKDLVIGSRVANMRLSPVPPRRPRAPNQKTVTWSDRQHRAVSKLINEASALVDMFDHVSLLLGPDITLHKLPPQQEFHLPPAKWEPLLTKSCDLLEEKLAQVRHLSLSDFESQGFPMEPKVPSNISPILSDVGPEDI; encoded by the exons ATGAGTAAATCTCCCGGTAGCGTAGTGTCGTCGGATGAAACACAGAGTGCCGCCAGTGATGAATCGTTGGTTATCTCAGCTGCTACTTCACACACCTCACTCAG ATCTATTGGAATAACCAAAGTGGTAAAGAAACCACCGAAAGACGAACCGACTGCGGCGGGAGTCTCGATGGCCCGAGAAAGACCACCATGGCGTCCCGCAAGTCTCACTGCTGTACCGCCACCACCCAAACCAGACATAAAAGCGCGGCTACTTGAGGCTTCCAA GCGTATGCGTCGCGTCAATGCAGTTGTGCAGACGGATCCGGTCCATACGAAACTGATGAAGGAAGTGTCCACCGACGAGCAGACCGATTTGATTCCGATGGTGGATGAAGAAATATTGACCGATGGCAATCTGGTCATACGTGAAGTTGGCAACC TGATACTTACGCATTCCGTGGCGCAAATGACGGATGGTGTGGAAACGTGCGAAAGCGGTACACAGACCGCCATTCCTCGGAGTGGAATATCGTTCCGAAAGTTCCTAGAACCGATCGATCATCAGACTAATCCGATTGCTCACTCGTTTAAACTCTCTTCAGAGGAAGATCATTTAGAAATAGAAGGAAGAAAGCAGGAATCgggacaaaaacaaatcatattgCTCTCCACCGAGTTAGAACCACACGGGGAAAGTTTTGGGCACGATCCTACCGAACCATGCTCATCTCAGAGTGGTAGTGATAGTATGAAAGAAACGAATACGCCAGATCTGATAAGTGATAACTGT GACGGTGATCCATCTCCACACCGTACCGCAACCTTGCTAGAAACGCCCACATTCGCTGCTTGGCAAAATCTGGACTTTTCCGACGAAGAGTCGGAAAGCTACGTTCCCCGTGAGCTACCGCGTCGACCGATCGGTGAAGGCGATCGTCCGTGGGCAGAGTTTAAGGATCTAGTGATTGGATCAAGGGTGGCTAACATGCGTCTTTCACCCGTACCACCGCGAAGACCTCGCGCACCCAATCAAAAGACAGTTACGTGGAGCGACAGACAACACCGAGCAGTATCGAAGTTGATAAATGAAGCATCGGCACTGGTGGATATGTTCGATCATGTATCGCTACTGCTCGGACCGGATATTACACTACACAAGCTACCACCGCAGCAAGAGTTTCATCTGCCGCCCGCGAAGTGGGAACCACTGTTGACGAAATCGTGCGATTTGCTAGAAGAAAAGCTCGCCCAAGTAAGGCATCTTTCGTTGAGCGATTTTGAAAGCCAAGGGTTTCCGATGGAACCGAAAGTACCATCCAACATCTCGCCCATTCTATCGGACGTTGGTCCGGAAGATATTTAA